One genomic region from Vespa crabro chromosome 16, iyVesCrab1.2, whole genome shotgun sequence encodes:
- the LOC124429901 gene encoding PDZ domain-containing protein 8 isoform X1 — MFYDDILMKYIVTSNQVAATITFVCGIICTLILEFYFFKRYLETGPLAKPPEKTMKHGQAQLPQELLDKMQDEKTNLNSNIVRQSIYQGNENLAINLTLQFLFNELRDAERVRLWLYRKLNNEFKELLTQSTTGKLLDSVKLRDLNLGTQFPTIKGLEVADSKIDADTGLLESLDLSLDLHYSGNFQMSIDVKMLLGKTAYMALQVKRVTGRARLQFTRVPYTHWSLSFYSDPILELEVQSQFQGRQLQPQIISLITGQIRRAVRRKHTLPRYKMRYKPFFRRLNDEVIDLSEVAGVQINPGCLEVTLLEVSRLNVGPNMVNAEDVSQIEVHCTMSIDSTPWVHLTQYNGVTYMILDLIISKTSSQQLGVVFKQELVPEIGQVCVLVETIVSASPAAIAEMRKGDILIAVDGKKVNNMNQVAKLVKSAVQRRFIIRVERKYLKVDTEKQACIIKSDSEIKSGMEKISERRTDAIGTKGDGTIDDISKVKFEAPMKFLEPKDTDGESVIDRSEFSSRLFRRRRSSSTHISEETTQQMPETPSRRISTASSQSTTSGNIQFCPIDDNNVTNLSDLYYTTKEKGYASLITFEETRNFQIDSEQHYLNIGVWGRVKSNEYTPKLLGYINAPIKLIVAQCAKSSTGHYLKCHPLLPPESASLATSSNKLQGYSGFDPTLCFGDILMSYMWESSVPNSHITSESVKKDNVEAIIRPQPIQNEEVAERKVHDFIRTHFHRATHCDFCTKKIWLKDAIQCRDCGMVCHKKCEVRCQASGICGSETTLATLALEADEIEPIAIVGESSPEISLTGCEDNVQGASMMAMKASIANTLLGLKKAGSTSCLAPPTSGIGLASRSLPPSPCASRKSSLVGGLGISPELLEGAEPSVAAPLVAGDLDDGLMSRAKDTGKFLYKYFEPLERVEKINDMIGKLKTALDAETTSRLELSQSGENDSIKLIIQSDLRVQALSVLLLHYCAGLQHAQEALEKAKNEN, encoded by the exons ATGTTCTACGACgacattttaatgaaatacatCGTAACGTCGAATCAAGTGGCAG CTACAATAACGTTTGTCTGCGGTATAATATGTACGCTTATACTGGAGTTTTACTTCTTCAAGAGATATCTGGAAACAGGACCTTTGGCAAAGCCACCAGAAAAGACAATGAAACATGGACAAGCTCAGCTACCTCAGGAATTACTTGATAAAATGCAAGATGAAAAAACGAATCTTAATAGCAATATCGTTCGACAAAGTATTTATcaaggaaatgaaaatttagCAATAAATCTTACTTTGcaatttcttttcaacgaaTTGCGAGACGCGGAACGCGTTCGTCTCTGGCTCTATAGAAAATTGAACAATGAATTCAAAGAGCTCTTAACGCAATCGACTACTGGAAAATTACTTGATAGCGTAAAG TTAAGAGATTTGAATCTGGGCACACAGTTTCCAACGATAAAGGGCTTGGAAGTAGCCGATTCTAAGATAGACGCTGACACTGGATTATTGGAATCATTGGACTTATCCCTCGATTTACATTATTCGGGAAATTTTCAAATGTCAATAGACGTTAAAATGTTGTTGGGAAAAACGGCGTACATGGCTTTACAAG TGAAACGTGTTACTGGTCGAGCAAGATTGCAATTCACGCGCGTACCATATACGCATTGGTCTTTAAGCTTCTATTCGGATCCCATTTTGGAATTGGAAGTGCAATCCCAATTCCAAGGTCGCCAATTGCAACcacaaataatatcattaattactGGACAAATAAGAAGGGCCGTACGTCGGAAACATACGTTACCACGATACAAGATGCGTTATAAACCGTTCTTTCGCAGACTAAACGATGAAGTTATCGATCTATCAGAA GTCGCCGGTGTGCAGATCAATCCAGGATGCTTGGAAGTTACGTTATTGGAAGTTAGTCGATTAAACGTTGGACCTAACATGGTTAATGCAGAAGACGTCTCTCAAATAGAGGTGCATTGCACGATGAGCATAGACTCAACGCCTTGGGTACATTTAACGCAATATAATGGAGTAACGTACATGAtattagatttaattattagtaAAACTAGTTCGCAGCAGCTTGGTGTAGTATTTAAACAAGAGCTTGTTCCTGAAATTGGTCAAGTATGCGTACTCGTTGAAACTATAGTATCTGCAAGTCCGGCTGCCATAGCCGAGATGAGAAAAGGTGACATTTTAATAGCCGTCGATGGTAAAAAGGTAAACAATATGAATCAAGTCGCAAAACTTGTTAAAAGTGCTGTACAGAGACGTTTCATTATTAGAGTCGAAAGGAAATATCTCAAAGTAGATACGGAGAAACAAGcttgtattattaaatctgACAGTGAGATAAAGTCTGGGATGGAAAAGATTTCAGAAAGGAGAACTGATGCGATAGGGACAAAAGGAGATGGTACGATCGATGATATCAGTAAAGTGAAATTCGAAGCTCCAATGAAATTCTTAGAGCCAAAAGATACGGACGGCGAGAGTGTAATAGACAGGTCTGAATTTTCTAGTAGATTGTTcagaagaaggaggagtagTAGCACGCATATTTCCGAAGAAACAACTCAACAAATGCCTGAAACACCATCGAGAAGAATTTCAACGGCTTCGAGTCAATCGACAACATCCGGCAACATTCAGTTTTGCCctatcgacgataataatgtcacTAATTTGTCTGATTTGTATTACACCACGAAGGAAAAGGGATATGCCTCTTTGATCACTTTCGAGGAAACTAGAAATTTCCAGATAGACTCGGAACagcattatttaaatataggtGTATGGGGCCGCGTTAAATCTAACGAATATACTCCTAAATTATTAGGATACATTAATGCCCCTATAAAATTGATCGTAGCGCAGTGTGCTAAGTCGTCGACAGGTCATTATCTTAAATGTCATCCACTGTTGCCACCTGAAAGTG ctTCTTTAGCAACGTCCAGTAATAAATTACAAGGGTACTCTGGTTTTGATCCTACTCTATGCTTCGGGGACATTTTAATGTCGTATATGTGGGAAAGCAGTGTGCCAAATAGCCATATCACGAGCGAATCTGTAAAAAAGGATAATGTAGAAGCTATTATTAGACCTCAGCCAATTCAGAATGAAGAGGTAGCTGAAAGGAAAGTGCATGATTTCATTAGGACGCACTTCCACAGAGCGACTCACTGCGATTTTTGCACGAAAAAG ATTTGGTTAAAGGATGCGATACAGTGCAGGGACTGCGGTATGGTATGTCATAAGAAATGTGAGGTTCGTTGTCAAGCGTCAGGGATATGTGGTTCGGAAACCACATTAGCTACCCTGGCATTAGAGGCCGACGAAATAGAGCCCATCGCTATTGTCGGCGAGTCTAGTCCGGAGATATCTCTTACCGGTTGTGAAGATAATGTTCAG GGTGCAAGTATGATGGCCATGAAGGCTAGTATAGCTAACACACTCTTGGGCCTCAAGAAGGCTGGAAGTACCAGTTGTCTGGCTCCACCAACTTCCGGTATCGGTCTGGCATCTAGAAGTCTTCCCCCAAGTCCCTGTGCATCCCGCAAG AGTTCATTGGTTGGAGGTTTGGGTATAAGTCCTGAACTTTTGGAAGGTGCTGAACCAAGCGTGGCAGCTCCACTTGTCGCAGGAGATTTGGACGATGGTCTTATGTCTAGAGCCAAAGATACTGGAAAATTCTTATACAAGTATTTCGAGCCATTGGAACGTGTCGAGAAGATCAATGACATg ATAGGAAAACTAAAAACTGCCCTGGATGCTGAAACTACCTCAAGATTAGAATTATCTCAAAGCGGAGAGAACGatagtataaaattaattatacagaGCGATTTACGAGTGCAGGCCTTGAGTGTCTTACTTCTTCATTATTGTGCTGGCTTGCAACACGCGCAAGAGGCATTAGAGAAAgctaaaaacgaaaattga
- the LOC124429901 gene encoding PDZ domain-containing protein 8 isoform X6: MFYDDILMKYIVTSNQVAATITFVCGIICTLILEFYFFKRYLETGPLAKPPEKTMKHGQAQLPQELLDKMQDEKTNLNSNIVRQSIYQGNENLAINLTLQFLFNELRDAERVRLWLYRKLNNEFKELLTQSTTGKLLDSVKLRDLNLGTQFPTIKGLEVADSKIDADTGLLESLDLSLDLHYSGNFQMSIDVKMLLGKTAYMALQVKRVTGRARLQFTRVPYTHWSLSFYSDPILELEVQSQFQGRQLQPQIISLITGQIRRAVRRKHTLPRYKMRYKPFFRRLNDEVIDLSEVAGVQINPGCLEVTLLEVSRLNVGPNMVNAEDVSQIEVHCTMSIDSTPWVHLTQYNGVTYMILDLIISKTSSQQLGVVFKQELVPEIGQVCVLVETIVSASPAAIAEMRKGDILIAVDGKKVNNMNQVAKLVKSAVQRRFIIRVERKYLKVDTEKQACIIKSDSEIKSGMEKISERRTDAIGTKGDGTIDDISKVKFEAPMKFLEPKDTDGESVIDRSEFSSRLFRRRRSSSTHISEETTQQMPETPSRRISTASSQSTTSGNIQFCPIDDNNVTNLSDLYYTTKEKGYASLITFEETRNFQIDSEQHYLNIGVWGRVKSNEYTPKLLGYINAPIKLIVAQCAKSSTGHYLKCHPLLPPESASLATSSNKLQGYSGFDPTLCFGDILMSYMWESSVPNSHITSESVKKDNVEAIIRPQPIQNEEVAERKVHDFIRTHFHRATHCDFCTKKIWLKDAIQCRDCGMVCHKKCEVRCQASGICGSETTLATLALEADEIEPIAIVGESSPEISLTGCEDNVQVLNQAWQLHLSQEIWTMVLCLEPKILENSYTSISSHWNVSRRSMT; this comes from the exons ATGTTCTACGACgacattttaatgaaatacatCGTAACGTCGAATCAAGTGGCAG CTACAATAACGTTTGTCTGCGGTATAATATGTACGCTTATACTGGAGTTTTACTTCTTCAAGAGATATCTGGAAACAGGACCTTTGGCAAAGCCACCAGAAAAGACAATGAAACATGGACAAGCTCAGCTACCTCAGGAATTACTTGATAAAATGCAAGATGAAAAAACGAATCTTAATAGCAATATCGTTCGACAAAGTATTTATcaaggaaatgaaaatttagCAATAAATCTTACTTTGcaatttcttttcaacgaaTTGCGAGACGCGGAACGCGTTCGTCTCTGGCTCTATAGAAAATTGAACAATGAATTCAAAGAGCTCTTAACGCAATCGACTACTGGAAAATTACTTGATAGCGTAAAG TTAAGAGATTTGAATCTGGGCACACAGTTTCCAACGATAAAGGGCTTGGAAGTAGCCGATTCTAAGATAGACGCTGACACTGGATTATTGGAATCATTGGACTTATCCCTCGATTTACATTATTCGGGAAATTTTCAAATGTCAATAGACGTTAAAATGTTGTTGGGAAAAACGGCGTACATGGCTTTACAAG TGAAACGTGTTACTGGTCGAGCAAGATTGCAATTCACGCGCGTACCATATACGCATTGGTCTTTAAGCTTCTATTCGGATCCCATTTTGGAATTGGAAGTGCAATCCCAATTCCAAGGTCGCCAATTGCAACcacaaataatatcattaattactGGACAAATAAGAAGGGCCGTACGTCGGAAACATACGTTACCACGATACAAGATGCGTTATAAACCGTTCTTTCGCAGACTAAACGATGAAGTTATCGATCTATCAGAA GTCGCCGGTGTGCAGATCAATCCAGGATGCTTGGAAGTTACGTTATTGGAAGTTAGTCGATTAAACGTTGGACCTAACATGGTTAATGCAGAAGACGTCTCTCAAATAGAGGTGCATTGCACGATGAGCATAGACTCAACGCCTTGGGTACATTTAACGCAATATAATGGAGTAACGTACATGAtattagatttaattattagtaAAACTAGTTCGCAGCAGCTTGGTGTAGTATTTAAACAAGAGCTTGTTCCTGAAATTGGTCAAGTATGCGTACTCGTTGAAACTATAGTATCTGCAAGTCCGGCTGCCATAGCCGAGATGAGAAAAGGTGACATTTTAATAGCCGTCGATGGTAAAAAGGTAAACAATATGAATCAAGTCGCAAAACTTGTTAAAAGTGCTGTACAGAGACGTTTCATTATTAGAGTCGAAAGGAAATATCTCAAAGTAGATACGGAGAAACAAGcttgtattattaaatctgACAGTGAGATAAAGTCTGGGATGGAAAAGATTTCAGAAAGGAGAACTGATGCGATAGGGACAAAAGGAGATGGTACGATCGATGATATCAGTAAAGTGAAATTCGAAGCTCCAATGAAATTCTTAGAGCCAAAAGATACGGACGGCGAGAGTGTAATAGACAGGTCTGAATTTTCTAGTAGATTGTTcagaagaaggaggagtagTAGCACGCATATTTCCGAAGAAACAACTCAACAAATGCCTGAAACACCATCGAGAAGAATTTCAACGGCTTCGAGTCAATCGACAACATCCGGCAACATTCAGTTTTGCCctatcgacgataataatgtcacTAATTTGTCTGATTTGTATTACACCACGAAGGAAAAGGGATATGCCTCTTTGATCACTTTCGAGGAAACTAGAAATTTCCAGATAGACTCGGAACagcattatttaaatataggtGTATGGGGCCGCGTTAAATCTAACGAATATACTCCTAAATTATTAGGATACATTAATGCCCCTATAAAATTGATCGTAGCGCAGTGTGCTAAGTCGTCGACAGGTCATTATCTTAAATGTCATCCACTGTTGCCACCTGAAAGTG ctTCTTTAGCAACGTCCAGTAATAAATTACAAGGGTACTCTGGTTTTGATCCTACTCTATGCTTCGGGGACATTTTAATGTCGTATATGTGGGAAAGCAGTGTGCCAAATAGCCATATCACGAGCGAATCTGTAAAAAAGGATAATGTAGAAGCTATTATTAGACCTCAGCCAATTCAGAATGAAGAGGTAGCTGAAAGGAAAGTGCATGATTTCATTAGGACGCACTTCCACAGAGCGACTCACTGCGATTTTTGCACGAAAAAG ATTTGGTTAAAGGATGCGATACAGTGCAGGGACTGCGGTATGGTATGTCATAAGAAATGTGAGGTTCGTTGTCAAGCGTCAGGGATATGTGGTTCGGAAACCACATTAGCTACCCTGGCATTAGAGGCCGACGAAATAGAGCCCATCGCTATTGTCGGCGAGTCTAGTCCGGAGATATCTCTTACCGGTTGTGAAGATAATGTTCAG GTGCTGAACCAAGCGTGGCAGCTCCACTTGTCGCAGGAGATTTGGACGATGGTCTTATGTCTAGAGCCAAAGATACTGGAAAATTCTTATACAAGTATTTCGAGCCATTGGAACGTGTCGAGAAGATCAATGACATg A
- the LOC124429901 gene encoding PDZ domain-containing protein 8 isoform X5, which produces MFYDDILMKYIVTSNQVAATITFVCGIICTLILEFYFFKRYLETGPLAKPPEKTMKHGQAQLPQELLDKMQDEKTNLNSNIVRQSIYQGNENLAINLTLQFLFNELRDAERVRLWLYRKLNNEFKELLTQSTTGKLLDSVKLRDLNLGTQFPTIKGLEVADSKIDADTGLLESLDLSLDLHYSGNFQMSIDVKMLLGKTAYMALQVKRVTGRARLQFTRVPYTHWSLSFYSDPILELEVQSQFQGRQLQPQIISLITGQIRRAVRRKHTLPRYKMRYKPFFRRLNDEVIDLSEVAGVQINPGCLEVTLLEVSRLNVGPNMVNAEDVSQIEVHCTMSIDSTPWVHLTQYNGVTYMILDLIISKTSSQQLGVVFKQELVPEIGQVCVLVETIVSASPAAIAEMRKGDILIAVDGKKVNNMNQVAKLVKSAVQRRFIIRVERKYLKVDTEKQACIIKSDSEIKSGMEKISERRTDAIGTKGDGTIDDISKVKFEAPMKFLEPKDTDGESVIDRSEFSSRLFRRRRSSSTHISEETTQQMPETPSRRISTASSQSTTSGNIQFCPIDDNNVTNLSDLYYTTKEKGYASLITFEETRNFQIDSEQHYLNIGVWGRVKSNEYTPKLLGYINAPIKLIVAQCAKSSTGHYLKCHPLLPPESASLATSSNKLQGYSGFDPTLCFGDILMSYMWESSVPNSHITSESVKKDNVEAIIRPQPIQNEEVAERKVHDFIRTHFHRATHCDFCTKKIWLKDAIQCRDCGMVCHKKCEVRCQASGICGSETTLATLALEADEIEPIAIVGESSPEISLTGCEDNVQGASMMAMKASIANTLLGLKKAGSTSCLAPPTSGIGLASRSLPPSPCASRKGQDSSDDL; this is translated from the exons ATGTTCTACGACgacattttaatgaaatacatCGTAACGTCGAATCAAGTGGCAG CTACAATAACGTTTGTCTGCGGTATAATATGTACGCTTATACTGGAGTTTTACTTCTTCAAGAGATATCTGGAAACAGGACCTTTGGCAAAGCCACCAGAAAAGACAATGAAACATGGACAAGCTCAGCTACCTCAGGAATTACTTGATAAAATGCAAGATGAAAAAACGAATCTTAATAGCAATATCGTTCGACAAAGTATTTATcaaggaaatgaaaatttagCAATAAATCTTACTTTGcaatttcttttcaacgaaTTGCGAGACGCGGAACGCGTTCGTCTCTGGCTCTATAGAAAATTGAACAATGAATTCAAAGAGCTCTTAACGCAATCGACTACTGGAAAATTACTTGATAGCGTAAAG TTAAGAGATTTGAATCTGGGCACACAGTTTCCAACGATAAAGGGCTTGGAAGTAGCCGATTCTAAGATAGACGCTGACACTGGATTATTGGAATCATTGGACTTATCCCTCGATTTACATTATTCGGGAAATTTTCAAATGTCAATAGACGTTAAAATGTTGTTGGGAAAAACGGCGTACATGGCTTTACAAG TGAAACGTGTTACTGGTCGAGCAAGATTGCAATTCACGCGCGTACCATATACGCATTGGTCTTTAAGCTTCTATTCGGATCCCATTTTGGAATTGGAAGTGCAATCCCAATTCCAAGGTCGCCAATTGCAACcacaaataatatcattaattactGGACAAATAAGAAGGGCCGTACGTCGGAAACATACGTTACCACGATACAAGATGCGTTATAAACCGTTCTTTCGCAGACTAAACGATGAAGTTATCGATCTATCAGAA GTCGCCGGTGTGCAGATCAATCCAGGATGCTTGGAAGTTACGTTATTGGAAGTTAGTCGATTAAACGTTGGACCTAACATGGTTAATGCAGAAGACGTCTCTCAAATAGAGGTGCATTGCACGATGAGCATAGACTCAACGCCTTGGGTACATTTAACGCAATATAATGGAGTAACGTACATGAtattagatttaattattagtaAAACTAGTTCGCAGCAGCTTGGTGTAGTATTTAAACAAGAGCTTGTTCCTGAAATTGGTCAAGTATGCGTACTCGTTGAAACTATAGTATCTGCAAGTCCGGCTGCCATAGCCGAGATGAGAAAAGGTGACATTTTAATAGCCGTCGATGGTAAAAAGGTAAACAATATGAATCAAGTCGCAAAACTTGTTAAAAGTGCTGTACAGAGACGTTTCATTATTAGAGTCGAAAGGAAATATCTCAAAGTAGATACGGAGAAACAAGcttgtattattaaatctgACAGTGAGATAAAGTCTGGGATGGAAAAGATTTCAGAAAGGAGAACTGATGCGATAGGGACAAAAGGAGATGGTACGATCGATGATATCAGTAAAGTGAAATTCGAAGCTCCAATGAAATTCTTAGAGCCAAAAGATACGGACGGCGAGAGTGTAATAGACAGGTCTGAATTTTCTAGTAGATTGTTcagaagaaggaggagtagTAGCACGCATATTTCCGAAGAAACAACTCAACAAATGCCTGAAACACCATCGAGAAGAATTTCAACGGCTTCGAGTCAATCGACAACATCCGGCAACATTCAGTTTTGCCctatcgacgataataatgtcacTAATTTGTCTGATTTGTATTACACCACGAAGGAAAAGGGATATGCCTCTTTGATCACTTTCGAGGAAACTAGAAATTTCCAGATAGACTCGGAACagcattatttaaatataggtGTATGGGGCCGCGTTAAATCTAACGAATATACTCCTAAATTATTAGGATACATTAATGCCCCTATAAAATTGATCGTAGCGCAGTGTGCTAAGTCGTCGACAGGTCATTATCTTAAATGTCATCCACTGTTGCCACCTGAAAGTG ctTCTTTAGCAACGTCCAGTAATAAATTACAAGGGTACTCTGGTTTTGATCCTACTCTATGCTTCGGGGACATTTTAATGTCGTATATGTGGGAAAGCAGTGTGCCAAATAGCCATATCACGAGCGAATCTGTAAAAAAGGATAATGTAGAAGCTATTATTAGACCTCAGCCAATTCAGAATGAAGAGGTAGCTGAAAGGAAAGTGCATGATTTCATTAGGACGCACTTCCACAGAGCGACTCACTGCGATTTTTGCACGAAAAAG ATTTGGTTAAAGGATGCGATACAGTGCAGGGACTGCGGTATGGTATGTCATAAGAAATGTGAGGTTCGTTGTCAAGCGTCAGGGATATGTGGTTCGGAAACCACATTAGCTACCCTGGCATTAGAGGCCGACGAAATAGAGCCCATCGCTATTGTCGGCGAGTCTAGTCCGGAGATATCTCTTACCGGTTGTGAAGATAATGTTCAG GGTGCAAGTATGATGGCCATGAAGGCTAGTATAGCTAACACACTCTTGGGCCTCAAGAAGGCTGGAAGTACCAGTTGTCTGGCTCCACCAACTTCCGGTATCGGTCTGGCATCTAGAAGTCTTCCCCCAAGTCCCTGTGCATCCCGCAAG GGTCAAGACAGCTCCGATGACCTTTAA
- the LOC124429901 gene encoding PDZ domain-containing protein 8 isoform X3 codes for MFYDDILMKYIVTSNQVAATITFVCGIICTLILEFYFFKRYLETGPLAKPPEKTMKHGQAQLPQELLDKMQDEKTNLNSNIVRQSIYQGNENLAINLTLQFLFNELRDAERVRLWLYRKLNNEFKELLTQSTTGKLLDSVKLRDLNLGTQFPTIKGLEVADSKIDADTGLLESLDLSLDLHYSGNFQMSIDVKMLLGKTAYMALQVKRVTGRARLQFTRVPYTHWSLSFYSDPILELEVQSQFQGRQLQPQIISLITGQIRRAVRRKHTLPRYKMRYKPFFRRLNDEVIDLSEVAGVQINPGCLEVTLLEVSRLNVGPNMVNAEDVSQIEVHCTMSIDSTPWVHLTQYNGVTYMILDLIISKTSSQQLGVVFKQELVPEIGQVCVLVETIVSASPAAIAEMRKGDILIAVDGKKVNNMNQVAKLVKSAVQRRFIIRVERKYLKVDTEKQACIIKSDSEIKSGMEKISERRTDAIGTKGDGTIDDISKVKFEAPMKFLEPKDTDGESVIDRSEFSSRLFRRRRSSSTHISEETTQQMPETPSRRISTASSQSTTSGNIQFCPIDDNNVTNLSDLYYTTKEKGYASLITFEETRNFQIDSEQHYLNIGVWGRVKSNEYTPKLLGYINAPIKLIVAQCAKSSTGHYLKCHPLLPPESASLATSSNKLQGYSGFDPTLCFGDILMSYMWESSVPNSHITSESVKKDNVEAIIRPQPIQNEEVAERKVHDFIRTHFHRATHCDFCTKKIWLKDAIQCRDCGMVCHKKCEVRCQASGICGSETTLATLALEADEIEPIAIVGESSPEISLTGCEDNVQSSLVGGLGISPELLEGAEPSVAAPLVAGDLDDGLMSRAKDTGKFLYKYFEPLERVEKINDMIGKLKTALDAETTSRLELSQSGENDSIKLIIQSDLRVQALSVLLLHYCAGLQHAQEALEKAKNEN; via the exons ATGTTCTACGACgacattttaatgaaatacatCGTAACGTCGAATCAAGTGGCAG CTACAATAACGTTTGTCTGCGGTATAATATGTACGCTTATACTGGAGTTTTACTTCTTCAAGAGATATCTGGAAACAGGACCTTTGGCAAAGCCACCAGAAAAGACAATGAAACATGGACAAGCTCAGCTACCTCAGGAATTACTTGATAAAATGCAAGATGAAAAAACGAATCTTAATAGCAATATCGTTCGACAAAGTATTTATcaaggaaatgaaaatttagCAATAAATCTTACTTTGcaatttcttttcaacgaaTTGCGAGACGCGGAACGCGTTCGTCTCTGGCTCTATAGAAAATTGAACAATGAATTCAAAGAGCTCTTAACGCAATCGACTACTGGAAAATTACTTGATAGCGTAAAG TTAAGAGATTTGAATCTGGGCACACAGTTTCCAACGATAAAGGGCTTGGAAGTAGCCGATTCTAAGATAGACGCTGACACTGGATTATTGGAATCATTGGACTTATCCCTCGATTTACATTATTCGGGAAATTTTCAAATGTCAATAGACGTTAAAATGTTGTTGGGAAAAACGGCGTACATGGCTTTACAAG TGAAACGTGTTACTGGTCGAGCAAGATTGCAATTCACGCGCGTACCATATACGCATTGGTCTTTAAGCTTCTATTCGGATCCCATTTTGGAATTGGAAGTGCAATCCCAATTCCAAGGTCGCCAATTGCAACcacaaataatatcattaattactGGACAAATAAGAAGGGCCGTACGTCGGAAACATACGTTACCACGATACAAGATGCGTTATAAACCGTTCTTTCGCAGACTAAACGATGAAGTTATCGATCTATCAGAA GTCGCCGGTGTGCAGATCAATCCAGGATGCTTGGAAGTTACGTTATTGGAAGTTAGTCGATTAAACGTTGGACCTAACATGGTTAATGCAGAAGACGTCTCTCAAATAGAGGTGCATTGCACGATGAGCATAGACTCAACGCCTTGGGTACATTTAACGCAATATAATGGAGTAACGTACATGAtattagatttaattattagtaAAACTAGTTCGCAGCAGCTTGGTGTAGTATTTAAACAAGAGCTTGTTCCTGAAATTGGTCAAGTATGCGTACTCGTTGAAACTATAGTATCTGCAAGTCCGGCTGCCATAGCCGAGATGAGAAAAGGTGACATTTTAATAGCCGTCGATGGTAAAAAGGTAAACAATATGAATCAAGTCGCAAAACTTGTTAAAAGTGCTGTACAGAGACGTTTCATTATTAGAGTCGAAAGGAAATATCTCAAAGTAGATACGGAGAAACAAGcttgtattattaaatctgACAGTGAGATAAAGTCTGGGATGGAAAAGATTTCAGAAAGGAGAACTGATGCGATAGGGACAAAAGGAGATGGTACGATCGATGATATCAGTAAAGTGAAATTCGAAGCTCCAATGAAATTCTTAGAGCCAAAAGATACGGACGGCGAGAGTGTAATAGACAGGTCTGAATTTTCTAGTAGATTGTTcagaagaaggaggagtagTAGCACGCATATTTCCGAAGAAACAACTCAACAAATGCCTGAAACACCATCGAGAAGAATTTCAACGGCTTCGAGTCAATCGACAACATCCGGCAACATTCAGTTTTGCCctatcgacgataataatgtcacTAATTTGTCTGATTTGTATTACACCACGAAGGAAAAGGGATATGCCTCTTTGATCACTTTCGAGGAAACTAGAAATTTCCAGATAGACTCGGAACagcattatttaaatataggtGTATGGGGCCGCGTTAAATCTAACGAATATACTCCTAAATTATTAGGATACATTAATGCCCCTATAAAATTGATCGTAGCGCAGTGTGCTAAGTCGTCGACAGGTCATTATCTTAAATGTCATCCACTGTTGCCACCTGAAAGTG ctTCTTTAGCAACGTCCAGTAATAAATTACAAGGGTACTCTGGTTTTGATCCTACTCTATGCTTCGGGGACATTTTAATGTCGTATATGTGGGAAAGCAGTGTGCCAAATAGCCATATCACGAGCGAATCTGTAAAAAAGGATAATGTAGAAGCTATTATTAGACCTCAGCCAATTCAGAATGAAGAGGTAGCTGAAAGGAAAGTGCATGATTTCATTAGGACGCACTTCCACAGAGCGACTCACTGCGATTTTTGCACGAAAAAG ATTTGGTTAAAGGATGCGATACAGTGCAGGGACTGCGGTATGGTATGTCATAAGAAATGTGAGGTTCGTTGTCAAGCGTCAGGGATATGTGGTTCGGAAACCACATTAGCTACCCTGGCATTAGAGGCCGACGAAATAGAGCCCATCGCTATTGTCGGCGAGTCTAGTCCGGAGATATCTCTTACCGGTTGTGAAGATAATGTTCAG AGTTCATTGGTTGGAGGTTTGGGTATAAGTCCTGAACTTTTGGAAGGTGCTGAACCAAGCGTGGCAGCTCCACTTGTCGCAGGAGATTTGGACGATGGTCTTATGTCTAGAGCCAAAGATACTGGAAAATTCTTATACAAGTATTTCGAGCCATTGGAACGTGTCGAGAAGATCAATGACATg ATAGGAAAACTAAAAACTGCCCTGGATGCTGAAACTACCTCAAGATTAGAATTATCTCAAAGCGGAGAGAACGatagtataaaattaattatacagaGCGATTTACGAGTGCAGGCCTTGAGTGTCTTACTTCTTCATTATTGTGCTGGCTTGCAACACGCGCAAGAGGCATTAGAGAAAgctaaaaacgaaaattga